One window from the genome of Variovorax sp. PAMC26660 encodes:
- a CDS encoding RNA polymerase sigma factor, producing the protein MTLPALWQAAPMLDERYLSQFPAHRGRLVRAAMRLLGGKAEAEDAVQDTYLRALEAGHTHELDAAQAWLTTVMQHLAIDRLRRRNWMQAWLQGAEAQHTIAHEAPSAEDDAAVAESTAQALRLLATRLSPPDAAAVLLREVFEASFKEIAQASGKTEAACRQQLHRALLRLRQDKSLDDGWGDGESEASFRVYRQALHACDPTQLFAMLRQPPTRAFTMSASVANAGAPRAVCQVMQIGGRIGLVLTLGGKVLCVLPLDTSCVATTDALEEVAT; encoded by the coding sequence GTGACATTGCCTGCGCTGTGGCAAGCTGCGCCGATGCTCGATGAACGCTATCTGTCGCAATTCCCGGCGCACCGCGGCCGGCTGGTTCGCGCCGCCATGCGCCTGCTCGGCGGCAAGGCGGAGGCCGAGGATGCGGTGCAGGACACCTACCTGCGCGCGCTGGAAGCCGGACACACCCACGAACTCGATGCAGCGCAGGCCTGGCTGACCACGGTGATGCAGCACCTGGCCATCGACCGGCTGCGGCGGCGCAACTGGATGCAGGCGTGGCTGCAGGGCGCCGAAGCGCAGCACACCATCGCGCACGAGGCGCCTTCGGCGGAGGACGACGCAGCGGTGGCCGAGTCGACGGCACAGGCATTGCGCCTGCTGGCCACCCGGTTGTCGCCGCCGGACGCCGCCGCCGTGCTGCTGCGTGAAGTCTTCGAGGCCAGCTTCAAGGAGATTGCACAGGCCAGCGGCAAGACCGAAGCGGCATGCCGGCAACAACTGCATCGCGCGCTGTTGCGGCTGCGTCAGGACAAGAGCCTGGACGACGGCTGGGGCGATGGCGAATCGGAAGCCAGCTTTCGCGTGTACCGGCAGGCGCTGCATGCCTGCGATCCAACGCAATTGTTCGCGATGCTGCGGCAGCCGCCGACGCGAGCCTTCACGATGTCGGCCTCGGTGGCCAATGCCGGTGCGCCACGCGCGGTCTGCCAGGTCATGCAGATCGGCGGCCGGATCGGCCTTGTGCTGACGCTGGGCGGCAAGGTGTTGTGCGTGCTGCCGCTGGACACGAGCTGCGTGGCCACGACGGACGCGCTGGAGGAA
- a CDS encoding ATP-dependent Clp protease proteolytic subunit: MQPMFSMETDDDTKPAAIAEPRNSYLEEKAFKSRTLLIFGTITDVVAADVTRRLIALDADSQQPIDILVSSPGGHLESGDAIHDIVRFISAPVNMIGTGWVGSAATHLFLSAPRERRVCLPNTRFLIHQPSGGAGGQATDIAIQAQEIIKARLRIAHEIARETGKPLEVVLADIERDRWLSAQEAVEYGLVSRIIQRKTELQQA; this comes from the coding sequence ATGCAGCCGATGTTCTCAATGGAAACCGACGACGACACCAAGCCTGCGGCCATCGCCGAGCCGCGCAACTCCTACCTGGAGGAAAAGGCATTCAAATCGCGCACGCTGCTGATTTTCGGCACCATCACCGACGTCGTGGCCGCCGACGTGACGCGCCGGCTCATCGCGCTCGATGCGGACAGCCAGCAACCCATCGACATCCTCGTGAGTTCGCCGGGCGGCCACCTGGAGTCGGGCGATGCCATCCACGACATCGTGCGTTTCATCAGCGCGCCGGTGAACATGATCGGCACCGGCTGGGTCGGCAGCGCGGCCACGCATCTGTTCCTGTCGGCGCCACGCGAACGGCGCGTGTGCCTGCCCAACACGCGCTTCCTGATCCACCAGCCCAGCGGTGGTGCGGGTGGTCAGGCTACCGACATCGCGATCCAGGCGCAGGAAATCATCAAGGCCCGCCTGCGCATCGCGCACGAGATCGCGCGGGAAACCGGCAAGCCGCTGGAGGTGGTGCTGGCCGACATCGAGCGCGACCGCTGGCTGTCGGCCCAGGAGGCGGTGGAATACGGACTGGTCTCGCGCATCATCCAGCGCAAGACCGAGCTGCAGCAGGCCTGA
- a CDS encoding RidA family protein gives MPLEYLGAPPLASDRQVRPFSPAVRAGDFVYVSGQVPVNKEGELVVGGIEAQTRQVMENLKTVLALAGATLDDVCKSTVWLQDARDFGAFNRIYMGYFGENKPARSTTEARLMIDARVEIDVVAYKPKA, from the coding sequence ATGCCGCTCGAATACCTCGGCGCCCCGCCCCTTGCTTCCGACCGCCAGGTCCGCCCCTTCTCCCCGGCCGTGCGTGCCGGCGACTTCGTCTATGTGTCGGGGCAGGTGCCCGTGAACAAGGAAGGCGAGCTCGTGGTGGGCGGCATCGAGGCGCAGACGCGCCAGGTGATGGAGAACCTGAAGACCGTGCTGGCACTGGCCGGCGCCACGCTCGACGACGTGTGCAAGAGCACCGTGTGGCTGCAGGATGCGCGCGACTTTGGTGCCTTCAACCGCATCTACATGGGCTACTTCGGTGAGAACAAGCCGGCACGCTCGACCACCGAGGCACGGTTGATGATCGATGCGCGCGTCGAGATCGACGTGGTCGCCTACAAGCCCAAGGCCTGA